Genomic window (Marinobacter panjinensis):
GGAAACTCTGGAAAAAGCCCGCTTGATGCAGTTTCCGCCCGGGCAGATTCTGTTCAGCGCGGGGCAGCACTGTCAGGGGCTGCCGTTGGTTGTGGACGGTAGGGTCAAGGTGCAGATGACGGGGGTCTCCGGCCACAGCATTGTTCTCTACCGAATGGAGGCAGACGAAATCTGTACGCTTTCCATCGGTTGCCTGATGACGGGGCGGGCTTACCGTGCCGAGGCGGTAGTGGAGGAAGCTGCAGAGGCGCTGATGATCCCCCGTGGGGTATTCGACCGGCTGATGGACCAGTCTGCCGGGTTCCGGCTGGGGATCATGGAGTCCTATGGTCGCCGGCTGGATGATCTGATGCTGCTGGTGGAAGAGGTTGCTTTCCGCCGCATGGACAAGCGGCTTGAAGAGTGGCTGCTGAGTCGCGCTGCCCGTGGGCCGGTGGTCATTACCCATCAGGAACTGGCGGTGGAGCTCGGGACTGCCAGGGAGGTGGTAAGCCGCCTGCTGAAAGAGCTCGAAAGGCGCGATATGGTCAGATTGTCCCGTGGAAAGATTAAAGTGACAGGCCTGCTTCTCTGATCCGTTAATACTTTCGTAGTGCGTTTCCCCTCTCGTTTACTCCCTTCCGGGCAATAAGTTGCCCAATTATCAGTACTTTCCACTAATTAATTACAATTAACTGTCGAGAAATTGACGAATTTTTAATTGGCATAATGACACCCTTCACATCGATACTCGCCAGCGTTTTATAAAATTTCACAACTGCGACGAGATATTGGTGTTAAATGAATATGAAACGCGTCATTAAAATGTCTAAGGCATGGATCGCCGCGCTTTTCATGGGAGTCGTGCTTACCGGCTGTGTGAGCGGCAGTTCTTCGGACAGTTCCGGCACGAGTTATGCCCAGGGACAGCAGTTTGCCGAACGCTCGGCATCCCTGAGCTGGAATGCGCCTGCAACCCGCGCGAACGGGGAGGGCATCAAGATGGGCGAGTTGTCCGGGTATGTGATCAGTTACGGTCAGGATCCGGATGAGCTTACCGAGGCAGTTCGCATTGATGACGCCAATGTCATGGACTACACCATTAACAACCTGGATTACGGTACCTGGTATTTTACGATTCAGGTCGAAGACGTTGACGGCCTGGTGAGTGCGCCTTCAGAGCAGGTCAGTAAAACGATCTGATGGGATGGGTGACCGGAAGTTTGAGGGTGAAGGCCGAGCCTTCTCCAAGCCGGGACTGGACATGAATCTCGCCCCGGTGCTTTTCAACGACCACATTGACGAACGAGAGCCCAAGACCGGTGCCATGGTTGCCGGATAGTTCACTGCTTTTCTGGCGCCGGTACCGGTCAAACAGATGGGGGAGTTCTTCCGGCGCAATGCCTTCCCCTTCATCACTGACGGTGAGGCACGCCTGATGGCCGGCCTGGTATACCTGGATGTTGATGGTGGACTGCGGCGGGCTGTATTGCACCGCGTTGGTCAGCAGGTTAATGACCGCCCGTTCCAGTAATTCCGCATTGCCCTTTAACCACAAGTCTTCGGTTCCCTGCAGTATCAACTGGATGCCTTTCTCCGCCGCCTGCTCGCTGACACTGTCCCGGGCATTTTCGACAATGGCCAGGAACTCACATTCGTAGAAGCGGGTTTCGGTCAGCTGTTCGGCTCTGGCCAGTTGCACGAACTCTTCCGCCAGGTGGTAGCTGCGCCTGGCCAGCCTGCCGAGCTGGTCCAGTTGTTCCGGTTCCACCTGGCCCTGGTTTCGTTTCAGTTGCTCAATCAGCGCCAGCTGTGACACCAGTGGGGAGCGTACATCGTGGGAAATAAAGTCGATGGCCTCCCGGTGCTGGCGTTGTTGCTCCCGCAATTCCGAGATGTCGGAGATGTTGGCGATGATGCCACTCTGGTCGCTGTCCGGCAGCGAGAACGGTGCAAAGTGTATCAGGAAGTCCTTGTTGTGGATGCGCAGGTCCACGGTGCGGCTCTGGGCCAGGGTCAGCGTCTCGGAGACGGTTTCGTGCCAGGGCGGGGTTTCTCTCGGGTCGTGACCTTCCAGAAGCCGGGCCAGGGGCAGGCCATTCAGGCTTGGCATGGGTTCGCGGAACCATTCTTCGATGTGGCCATTGGCAAAGCGGATTACCCCCAGCTCGTCGGTGACGATAATGCCGTCAGGCATGCGCTCGAAGCTGCGGCGTATGAACTTCTGCATCTGGCTCATGCGCTCTGTTGCAAGCCGGACGCGTTCGATTCGGGCAGATATGTTCTCTTTTGGACGGGGCTGGCCGTTCGGCGTATTGATGGCTGTCAGCGGCAGGCGGCGCAGGTATCGCTGGGTGGCCTCGCGGCTCAGATCGTTGGATAGCTTCAGGCCCAGTTTGTAGGTATGGCCGCCGCGGGTCAGGCTGATCCAACTCTGGCCGCCGACATGAACCCATTCGCCGGGCTTGTCCAGGGGCGGAATGTCGGCTTCGGTCAGCCCGGAGGCGGTCAGTACGTCATCACCCTCGGTCAACAGCCAGCCTTCAGGCTGGAACAGGGCCTGGAAGTGGCTGAGCAGTTGTGGCGGGTGCCGGCGAGAAGGTTCCTGGAGGGTCATGGTAGGCCCCCTGGCCAGTTCGTCCAGTTGCCGGTTCAGAAAACGGTTGGTCATCGCCAGCCGCAGGGCGCTGGTCACTGGCAATGCCAGCAGCGGGACAATGATGGCATGGGATACCGGCAGCCATAGCCGCCCGTAAAACAACAGCAATGCGTGTACGAGAGCCAGCACGACTACGCACGCAAGGCACAGCACCATGCTCCTTGCCGGCCGCATGCGGGGCAGGGCAACGGCCAGAACAATAATGGTGAACAGGGCCAGGCCAATGGCGGTGGATCTGGATACTTTTGATATCAGCTCCTCCTGAACCAGCGCCGAGTAGTTGTTGGCATGGAACTCCACCCCCGGCATGGGTTGATTAAGCCCGGAAAACGGGGTGGGCAGGATGTCGCCGAATCCTGGCGCCGTTGCGCCAACGAAGACGGTCTTGTCCCGGAAGGCTTCTGGCGCGGGCGGGCGCTCCAGTATCTCGGTGTAGGAATAAGACGGCAGTGTGCCGGCGCCACCGGCCAGTGGGATGGCCCTGTAATGCTGTCTTACATTGGTGTACGGCGCTATTTCGCCGGGCTTTTTGGCCGGCAGTGTTTTCCCGGAGGCGGCCAGGGCCAGGCTGGGCCATAGCTGGTCGCCAAGCCCGTTCAGCTGGTAAATGCCCCGTGCCAGGCCGTCTTCATCCAGCTCCACATGGGCATGCCCGAGTGCCGCGGCAGCGTCCGCCAGTTCGGCCACGGGTAGCTGTTCGCTGATCAGGTAATTGCTGGTTGGTGGTGACAGGTGCAGCGGCAGAATAACGTTGCCATGGTTGCGTATGGCGCTCGCCAGTTCGGGGTCGTCCAGAGACGGTTCCGGGAACAGGATATCGAAAACGATGGTTTTCGCGCCGGCCTGGTGAAGTTTTTCGATGAGCCGTGCGTGGGTGGTGCGCGGCCAGGGCCAGCGGCCGAGGCGATCCATGCTCTGTTCGTCGATGGCGACCAGTACAACGTCGTCAGAGGCTTCCAACGGGTTGGCCGTAATCAGGGTGTCGTAAAGCCAGAAGTCCAGCCTCTGGGGAATAGAGGTGGCCTGCAGTAACAACAGTATGGTCAGCAGTGGCAGGCCGAGTGTCCACGGTGTTGTTTTTATTGGAAGCCAGTTCCGGGTCATGTGGCCTGCTGTCGGATGTCTAGGTGCAAAAAGATGCGCAACGGATTATTCCAGAAATAATTCCCTCCCTGGTCCCCAGCGGCTTTCAAGAGGGCCATCAGAAAGCGCTTTCAGGCGCACAAAATACCGCCTTCCGGGAATCAGGCGCAAGGCCGCCGTGGTATCCGAGAGCGTAGCCTCTTTGATGATGTTGTTGAATCGGGGTTCTTCAGACAGCTGCAGGCGATACTCGGCAGCGGTATCCACCTTCTGCCAGAACACCCGCACCTGGCTGTCCACATAGTTCACGCTGATGATGCGTACCGGCGGCAGCGTGCCGTTAACCACCAAGGTACGGGGCTCGCTGGTGGCAACGGAATTGCCGCCGGCTTCAGTAACCACGCGCCAGTAATATTGCCCCGGCGAGAGCGGGCGTGATGGCAGTGCGCTCTGGTCTGGCGCCCACTCGCTGGTGGCTACGAGGTTGCCAAAGTCCTTGTCTGCCGCAATTTCAACCCGCGCCACTTCGTTCTCGCCATGGACCTGCCAGCGGAATTCCGGCATGTCATCGTTCACCGTGGCACCGGGTTGTGGCTGCTCCAGGGTAGCTGTGCGCGCCTGCAAATCCACCTCTACGCTCAGGATACCTGGCATGCCGGCAATGCCACGGCTGTCCAGCGCGGCCAGGTGAATGTCGTAGTTGCCGTTGTCCAGCAGGTCAATATTGAAACTGTCGCCGTTCACCCGACGGCTATCCATCCAGCGGCCGGATTCGGCATCGAAGATGTCCAACCGATGTGCACTGGCGCCATTGGGCTGCCAGCTCAACTGCGCCGGCAACTGTTTCAGTTGGGGCGGCAGCGGATTGATGGCCGGTGCGGGCGGGAGTTGGCGGATACTCATACCACCGACGCCCACCGTGGAAACGCTGGCGCTATAGCCGGCAGGAATGCGACGGGTTTTGCCGGGCGGGCCAAATGAGACTTCCCCTTCGGTGACCCGCAGATCCGTCTTGCCGGGTGAGGTTCTCAGGGTAAACATGGTGCCCCTGACAGCGGCTACGGCAGAGGGTGTTTCGATCTCGAAGCGGGAGCCGCCTTCAATCACCGGTTTGACCTGGGTTTCGATTTCACCACGGTCCAGGCGCAGCCGGGTGTCCACCATACCGGATTTGCCGTACTGGGTGAGCCTGTTGAACGCCAGACGTGAATTCGGGGAAATTCTCACTACCGAGCCGTCGGCCAGTTCCACGGTGGCAGTGCCGGAGTGGGAGAGTATTTCATCACCAACCCGCACCAGCATGTCGCTGGTCAGGGGGCGCTTGCGGCTATCGCTGCCGGAAATCAGCTGTACCTGGCCGGCAACAGAGCGCACGCGTGCCGGGTCGGGCTGGCGCTGGAGCCAGGCCAGCGGTATGCGCAGACTGTCGCCACTGCCGACCGTGGCCGCGTTGTCGATGCCGTTGTGCTGAAGCAGCCGGTTTGCCGGTACATTTCGTGCGAGCAGGATGTCGACGATTTCGTCAAAGCTTTCGCCCGGCCGTACGGTATAGACCCATTCAGGAACCGGAGTGGATTCAGCCATGTTGTTACCCGGTTGCGAACCACGGGTAACGGACAGCTCAGCCTGCGCAGGAAGCGCGAACCATAGGCTGCTCAGCAGCAACGTAAACTGAGCCAGAGTGCGGGTGGAGCGTTGAATCATTTCAGGCCTGTTCCGTAACAACTGCGTGTGCATCCGGGCCGGTGGCCTTCATGGCTTCGAGGCGATAGCCCCGCTGGTAGATAGTCTTGATCCGGAA
Coding sequences:
- a CDS encoding Crp/Fnr family transcriptional regulator, whose protein sequence is MARHSMLDSLNDTLRKETLEKARLMQFPPGQILFSAGQHCQGLPLVVDGRVKVQMTGVSGHSIVLYRMEADEICTLSIGCLMTGRAYRAEAVVEEAAEALMIPRGVFDRLMDQSAGFRLGIMESYGRRLDDLMLLVEEVAFRRMDKRLEEWLLSRAARGPVVITHQELAVELGTAREVVSRLLKELERRDMVRLSRGKIKVTGLLL
- a CDS encoding fibronectin type III domain-containing protein, which gives rise to MSKAWIAALFMGVVLTGCVSGSSSDSSGTSYAQGQQFAERSASLSWNAPATRANGEGIKMGELSGYVISYGQDPDELTEAVRIDDANVMDYTINNLDYGTWYFTIQVEDVDGLVSAPSEQVSKTI
- a CDS encoding CHASE2 domain-containing protein, with translation MTRNWLPIKTTPWTLGLPLLTILLLLQATSIPQRLDFWLYDTLITANPLEASDDVVLVAIDEQSMDRLGRWPWPRTTHARLIEKLHQAGAKTIVFDILFPEPSLDDPELASAIRNHGNVILPLHLSPPTSNYLISEQLPVAELADAAAALGHAHVELDEDGLARGIYQLNGLGDQLWPSLALAASGKTLPAKKPGEIAPYTNVRQHYRAIPLAGGAGTLPSYSYTEILERPPAPEAFRDKTVFVGATAPGFGDILPTPFSGLNQPMPGVEFHANNYSALVQEELISKVSRSTAIGLALFTIIVLAVALPRMRPARSMVLCLACVVVLALVHALLLFYGRLWLPVSHAIIVPLLALPVTSALRLAMTNRFLNRQLDELARGPTMTLQEPSRRHPPQLLSHFQALFQPEGWLLTEGDDVLTASGLTEADIPPLDKPGEWVHVGGQSWISLTRGGHTYKLGLKLSNDLSREATQRYLRRLPLTAINTPNGQPRPKENISARIERVRLATERMSQMQKFIRRSFERMPDGIIVTDELGVIRFANGHIEEWFREPMPSLNGLPLARLLEGHDPRETPPWHETVSETLTLAQSRTVDLRIHNKDFLIHFAPFSLPDSDQSGIIANISDISELREQQRQHREAIDFISHDVRSPLVSQLALIEQLKRNQGQVEPEQLDQLGRLARRSYHLAEEFVQLARAEQLTETRFYECEFLAIVENARDSVSEQAAEKGIQLILQGTEDLWLKGNAELLERAVINLLTNAVQYSPPQSTINIQVYQAGHQACLTVSDEGEGIAPEELPHLFDRYRRQKSSELSGNHGTGLGLSFVNVVVEKHRGEIHVQSRLGEGSAFTLKLPVTHPIRSFY
- a CDS encoding FecR family protein encodes the protein MIQRSTRTLAQFTLLLSSLWFALPAQAELSVTRGSQPGNNMAESTPVPEWVYTVRPGESFDEIVDILLARNVPANRLLQHNGIDNAATVGSGDSLRIPLAWLQRQPDPARVRSVAGQVQLISGSDSRKRPLTSDMLVRVGDEILSHSGTATVELADGSVVRISPNSRLAFNRLTQYGKSGMVDTRLRLDRGEIETQVKPVIEGGSRFEIETPSAVAAVRGTMFTLRTSPGKTDLRVTEGEVSFGPPGKTRRIPAGYSASVSTVGVGGMSIRQLPPAPAINPLPPQLKQLPAQLSWQPNGASAHRLDIFDAESGRWMDSRRVNGDSFNIDLLDNGNYDIHLAALDSRGIAGMPGILSVEVDLQARTATLEQPQPGATVNDDMPEFRWQVHGENEVARVEIAADKDFGNLVATSEWAPDQSALPSRPLSPGQYYWRVVTEAGGNSVATSEPRTLVVNGTLPPVRIISVNYVDSQVRVFWQKVDTAAEYRLQLSEEPRFNNIIKEATLSDTTAALRLIPGRRYFVRLKALSDGPLESRWGPGRELFLE